The Daucus carota subsp. sativus chromosome 9, DH1 v3.0, whole genome shotgun sequence genome window below encodes:
- the LOC135149455 gene encoding KNR4/SMI1 homolog has translation MPESAAYITNGDTNLRSMMNALGYSESLEKLGQLKRPGLRREWSFFFDCITRAFQKKSTNWDAIPMDMLQIGLHKRVFKDLISKDEKYPIQRPLLIPAPVRARMDLPPVQQQQPQQQQPQPPISPTATKQPRSSASKSKKATKSDENPSTVKTRTSVATQVLKTKSDKPANSDAVNTNAVNTDAVNSEAASPPKQKRRRLVAAYDYDDLEPTHASNSEPSPTTNSEPLQASPQPKTARFKRRANKPKRAKAVPISATASSTSSEVDEEIICKEKADAETTVSDSQIPVSDHGPSTPIPHSPLKFPEGAIIHDTAPENYKSDAVVEESDKIALEALQSLAKASEEPSKSKAEVQEKSVPDLVENVEDPASDDDKDDESSDDDNDDEDEVPLSHLQQKWESTSQGSQNRGSQFQRNSKYGQEKAPVTSKGRHEEAGVCQ, from the exons ATGCCAGAGAGTGCAGCCTATATAACAAATGGAGACACAAATCTAAGGAGCATGATGAATgctctgggctacagtgaatcactcgAAAAATTGGGACAATTGAAGCGTCCAGGgctcagaagggaatggagctttttcttcgactgcatcaccagggccttTCAGAAGAagtctaccaactgggatgccatacccatggacatgctgcagattgg gcttcataaaagggtgttcaaggacctcatttccaaggatgagaagtatccaattcagagGCCCCTCctaattccagctccagttagagctaggatggatttgccaccagtccaacaacaacaaccacaacaacaacagcctcaacctccaATTTCTCCTACAGCCACCAAACAACCCAGATCCTCTGCATCCAAGTCTAAAaaggctacaaagtctgatgaaaatccctccactgtgaagaccagaacctctgttgctacacaagttctgaagacaaagtctgataaaccagcaaactctgatgctgtaaacacTAATGCTGTAAACActgatgctgtaaactctgaagctgcttctcctccaaagcagaaaagaaggagactggttgcagcctatgattatgatgatcttgaacctacACATGCAtcaaactctgaaccttctcctacaacaaactctgaacctttaCAGGCTAGTCCTCAGCCAAAGACAGCTAGATTTAAAAGAAGGGCTaacaagcctaagagggcaaag gctgttccaatctctgctacagcatcctctacttcatctgaagtagatgaggaaataataTGCAAGGAAAAAGCTGATGCTGAGACAACAGTGTCTGATTCTCAAATTccagtatctgatcatggaccctccactccaattcctcactcTCCATTAAagtttcctgagggtgccattattcatgacacagctccagaaaactacaagtcagatgctgtagttgaagaatctgacaaGATAGCATTGGAAGCCCTGCAGTCCCTTGCTAAGGCtagtgaagagcctagcaaatcaaaagctgaagttcaagaaaaatctgttccaGACCTTGTTGAGAATGTTGaagatcctgcatctgatgatgataaggatgatgaaagttcagatgatgacaatgatgatgaagatgaagtccCTTTGTCTcatctacaacaaaagtgggagtctaccagcca agggtctcagaacagaggtagccagtttcaaagaaactcaaaatatggacaagaaaaggcacCTGTTACCTCtaaaggaagacatgaagaagctggtgtctgccaaTGA